A region of Moorena sp. SIOASIH DNA encodes the following proteins:
- a CDS encoding tetratricopeptide repeat protein, with product MSKPVLAGHWIFKTTGRVELEREGWSRFHPVPNYTTINPGDLVRPASGVRVKVFCDHGKIRSVTAGVTTGINAICPPPRRKSSGRIVTPRPPESYIPYIISPRATLILTDKPTLRWHDATDANSFTVKVRGRGLDWTEEFSRDKVCQKGICQVVYPGNKPLKPGVSYKLVVKADTNRTSEEDKTGGLGFKLIESDQAKKIQVIDGLIKGQNLPKEFKPLALADIYGDYDLTAEAIEILEGLENDQKIVPIYRLLGDLYLRIGLVLEAEIPYSKAVELATATDHWEELAAAKAGLGEVKYARGNRQEGVSLLEQAKAIYEQFGDRKRVGEIEKRLAEL from the coding sequence GTGAGTAAGCCAGTACTGGCAGGGCATTGGATTTTTAAAACCACAGGTAGAGTTGAGCTAGAACGGGAGGGATGGTCACGTTTCCATCCAGTGCCTAACTATACCACTATAAATCCAGGGGATCTGGTCAGACCAGCATCGGGGGTTAGGGTTAAGGTATTTTGTGATCATGGTAAAATTCGCTCTGTAACTGCTGGGGTAACAACAGGCATCAATGCCATATGTCCACCACCGCGAAGAAAAAGCTCTGGGAGAATTGTCACACCACGTCCGCCAGAGTCCTATATTCCCTACATTATCAGCCCACGGGCAACCCTTATACTTACTGACAAGCCCACGCTACGCTGGCATGATGCCACCGATGCTAACAGTTTCACCGTTAAGGTGAGAGGGCGAGGATTGGATTGGACTGAGGAATTTAGTCGAGACAAGGTTTGTCAAAAGGGTATTTGTCAGGTTGTTTATCCAGGGAATAAGCCCCTAAAACCTGGAGTTAGTTATAAGTTGGTCGTTAAGGCTGATACCAATCGCACCTCTGAAGAGGATAAGACTGGAGGACTGGGATTTAAGCTGATTGAGTCGGATCAAGCTAAAAAAATTCAGGTGATTGATGGACTGATTAAGGGACAGAATCTACCAAAGGAGTTCAAGCCCTTAGCTCTAGCTGATATTTATGGTGACTACGATTTAACGGCTGAGGCCATTGAAATCCTGGAAGGACTAGAAAACGATCAAAAAATAGTACCGATTTATCGCTTACTGGGTGATTTGTATCTACGGATAGGATTAGTTTTGGAAGCAGAGATTCCTTATTCAAAGGCAGTCGAACTGGCAACAGCAACTGACCATTGGGAAGAACTGGCAGCAGCAAAAGCTGGATTAGGGGAGGTTAAGTATGCTCGTGGGAATCGGCAAGAAGGAGTGAGTTTGTTAGAACAAGCGAAGGCAATCTATGAACAGTTTGGCGATCGCAAACGGGTAGGGGAAATAGAAAAGCGACTGGCAGAGTTATAG
- a CDS encoding tetratricopeptide repeat protein has protein sequence MGSLPGLAAETNPRFWEIPAQSLTAPETIPLMKSSGQRIALKSTTVRDRLNSNSETLKDNRYYYNPHTFEGKAGEQITIELTSDEFDPYLILFDLEGNLIAHDNDSGEGKNARITVTLPTTGTYVILANSYNERETGNYTLSWRAATPSDLLQAKADQVFQQGIEQYDTSQYQAALKSWQEALGIYRQLEDRQGEAYSLGNLGNAYLSLGQYRKAIEFNQQSLSLSRELEDRQGEAASLNNLGNAYSSLGQYRKAIEFHQQSLSLSRELKDRQGEARSLNNLGLAYDSLGQYRKAIEFNQQSLSLSRELKDRQGEARSLNNLGIAYHSLGQYRKAIEFNQQSLSLSRELKDRQGEANSLNNLGNAYYRLGQYRKAIEFHQQSLSIKRKLEDRQGEANSLNNLGLAYDSLGQYRKAIEFYQQSLSLAKELEDRQGEANSLGNLGVAYDSLGQYRKAIEFHQQSLSIKRKLEDRQGEAASLNNLGNAYDNLGQYRKAIEFHQQSLSLAKELEDRQGEANSLGNLGLAYNRLGQYRKAIEFHQQSLSLSRELEDRQGQAKSLGNLGIAYDNLGQYRKAIEFHQQSLSIKRELEDRQGEANSLGNLGNVYHSLGQYRQAIEFHQQSLTLARELEDRQGEAYSLNNLGLAYYRLGQYRKGIEFNQQSLSLAKELEDRQGEANSLGNLGLAYDNLGQYRKAIKFHQQSLSLAKELEDRQGEANSLGNLGNAYRKLGQYRKGIEFNQQSLSRFRELEDRQGEAKSLSNLGLAYDSLGEYRKAIEFHQQSLSIKRKLEDRQGEAASLNNLGNAYYRLGQYRKAIEFHQQSLTLARELEDRQGEANSLNNLGFAYLILGQYRKAIEFHQQSLSLFRELEDRQGEAASLNNLGNGYFSLGQYRKAIEFHQQSLSLSRKLEDRQGEAASLNNLGSAYFSLEQYRKVIEFNQQSLSRFRELEHRQGEANSLNNLGLAYRRLGQYRKAIEFYKQAIKVTESIQGDIKVEELITSYASQQVDLYEGIINLLWNQKDFETAFNYVERARAKAFLDQLANEKIDFRAGADSKLLEQEQDLKAQINALSQQLITLRNGPKNQWDNETIAETENNRTDLRKDYQDLLVQLKVQNPETASLKTVEVASLPEIQGLLDADTTLVEYFVTDERTLAFIITRNSFHTVPLNVTRQQLTEELTLFQDFADLDQPHPLELKNLHDWLIVPLQPHLNTTNISIVPHGILHYLPFAALTDGKQYLSDNYALLSLPSASILRYLPDKGKSTTGSLLALGDPTIPGLSPLTHAQKEVETIANFFKTKALVGKAATESALRSRATQSGIIHLAVHGEYNLRNPLFSAIRLLEDTQHDGSLEVHEVYGLDLTSTTNLVVLSACQTKIGELSRGDEVVGLTRAFLYAGTPTIIASLWNVDDAATGLLMKQFYSHWQGGMNKAEALQQAQKDLRETYPHPYFWAAFSLTGDAGKRE, from the coding sequence GTGGGGAGTTTGCCAGGGTTGGCAGCCGAGACTAACCCCAGGTTTTGGGAAATTCCAGCACAATCTCTAACTGCTCCAGAGACTATACCCTTAATGAAGTCCTCTGGTCAAAGGATTGCTTTAAAGAGTACCACAGTTCGCGATCGCCTTAATAGTAACAGCGAGACTCTGAAAGACAACAGGTACTACTACAATCCCCATACCTTTGAGGGGAAAGCAGGGGAGCAGATTACCATAGAACTAACCAGCGATGAGTTTGACCCTTACCTGATTCTATTTGACCTAGAAGGTAACCTAATTGCTCACGATAACGACAGTGGTGAGGGAAAAAATGCCCGGATTACGGTTACTCTACCGACTACGGGGACTTATGTCATTTTGGCTAACTCCTACAATGAGCGAGAAACTGGTAACTATACCCTGAGTTGGAGAGCAGCCACCCCCTCAGACTTACTTCAGGCTAAAGCTGACCAAGTGTTTCAGCAAGGAATCGAACAATATGATACTAGTCAATATCAAGCTGCGCTCAAGTCCTGGCAAGAAGCCCTAGGCATTTATCGACAACTGGAAGACCGTCAGGGGGAAGCCTACTCCCTGGGCAATCTCGGGAATGCTTATCTTAGCCTAGGGCAATACCGCAAAGCGATTGAGTTTAATCAGCAGTCTTTATCCCTATCTCGGGAACTCGAAGACCGCCAGGGGGAAGCGGCCTCCCTCAACAATCTCGGGAATGCTTATAGTAGCCTAGGGCAATACCGCAAAGCCATTGAGTTTCATCAGCAGTCTTTATCCCTATCTCGGGAACTGAAAGACCGTCAGGGGGAAGCCAGGTCCCTCAACAATCTCGGCCTTGCTTACGATAGCCTAGGACAATACCGTAAAGCGATTGAGTTTAATCAGCAGTCTTTATCCCTATCTCGGGAACTGAAAGACCGTCAGGGGGAAGCCAGGTCCCTCAACAATCTCGGCATTGCTTACCATAGCCTAGGTCAATACCGCAAAGCGATTGAGTTTAATCAGCAGTCTTTATCCCTATCTCGGGAACTGAAAGACCGTCAGGGGGAAGCCAACTCCCTCAACAATCTCGGAAATGCTTACTATCGCCTAGGGCAATACCGTAAAGCGATTGAGTTTCATCAGCAGTCTTTATCCATTAAGCGGAAACTGGAAGACCGTCAGGGGGAAGCCAACTCCCTCAACAATCTCGGCCTTGCTTACGATAGCCTAGGGCAATACCGTAAAGCGATTGAGTTTTATCAGCAGTCTTTATCCCTGGCAAAGGAACTGGAAGACCGTCAGGGGGAAGCCAACTCCCTGGGCAATCTCGGGGTTGCTTACGATAGCCTAGGGCAATACCGCAAAGCGATTGAGTTTCATCAGCAGTCTTTATCCATTAAGCGGAAACTGGAAGACCGTCAGGGGGAAGCGGCCTCCCTCAACAATCTCGGGAATGCTTACGATAACCTAGGGCAATACCGCAAAGCCATTGAGTTTCATCAGCAGTCTTTATCCCTGGCAAAGGAACTGGAAGACCGTCAGGGGGAAGCCAACTCCCTGGGCAATCTCGGCCTTGCTTACAATCGCCTAGGGCAATACCGCAAAGCGATTGAGTTTCATCAGCAGTCTTTATCCCTATCTCGGGAACTGGAAGACCGTCAGGGGCAAGCCAAGTCCCTGGGCAATCTCGGGATTGCTTACGATAACCTAGGGCAATACCGAAAAGCCATTGAGTTTCATCAGCAGTCTTTATCCATTAAGCGGGAACTGGAAGACCGCCAGGGGGAAGCCAACTCCCTGGGCAATCTCGGGAATGTTTACCATAGCCTAGGGCAATACCGCCAAGCGATTGAGTTTCATCAGCAGTCTTTAACCCTGGCGCGGGAACTGGAAGACCGTCAGGGGGAAGCCTACTCCCTCAACAATCTCGGCCTTGCTTACTATCGCCTAGGGCAATACCGCAAAGGGATTGAGTTTAATCAGCAGTCTTTATCCCTGGCAAAGGAACTGGAAGACCGTCAGGGGGAAGCCAACTCCCTGGGCAATCTCGGCCTTGCTTACGATAACCTAGGGCAATACCGCAAAGCGATTAAGTTTCATCAGCAGTCTTTATCCCTGGCAAAGGAACTGGAAGACCGTCAGGGGGAAGCCAACTCCCTGGGCAATCTCGGGAATGCTTATCGTAAGCTAGGACAATACCGCAAAGGGATTGAGTTTAATCAGCAGTCTTTATCCCGATTTCGGGAACTGGAAGACCGTCAGGGGGAAGCCAAATCCCTGAGCAATCTCGGCCTTGCTTACGATAGCCTAGGGGAATACCGCAAAGCGATTGAGTTTCATCAGCAGTCTTTATCCATTAAGCGGAAACTGGAAGACCGGCAGGGGGAAGCGGCCTCCCTCAACAATCTCGGGAATGCTTACTATCGCCTAGGGCAATACCGCAAAGCCATTGAGTTTCATCAGCAGTCCTTAACCCTGGCGCGGGAACTGGAAGACCGTCAGGGGGAAGCCAACTCCCTCAACAATCTCGGGTTTGCTTACCTTATACTAGGGCAATACCGAAAAGCGATTGAGTTTCATCAGCAGTCTTTATCCCTATTTCGGGAACTGGAAGACCGTCAGGGGGAAGCGGCCTCCCTCAACAATCTCGGGAATGGTTACTTTAGCCTAGGGCAATATCGAAAAGCGATTGAGTTTCATCAGCAGTCTTTATCCCTATCTCGGAAACTGGAAGACCGTCAGGGGGAAGCGGCCTCCCTCAACAATCTCGGGAGTGCTTACTTTAGCCTAGAGCAATACCGCAAAGTCATTGAGTTTAATCAGCAGTCTTTATCCCGATTTCGGGAACTGGAACACCGTCAGGGGGAAGCCAACTCCCTCAACAATCTCGGCCTTGCTTATCGTAGACTAGGGCAATACCGCAAAGCCATTGAGTTTTACAAGCAAGCCATCAAGGTTACAGAATCTATCCAAGGTGACATCAAAGTAGAAGAATTGATCACCTCTTATGCCAGTCAACAGGTAGACCTTTATGAAGGTATCATCAATCTACTGTGGAACCAAAAAGACTTTGAAACTGCCTTCAACTATGTCGAACGGGCAAGAGCCAAAGCCTTCCTCGACCAACTGGCTAATGAGAAGATAGACTTTCGTGCTGGGGCTGACTCCAAACTCCTGGAACAGGAACAAGACCTGAAAGCTCAAATCAATGCCCTCAGCCAGCAATTAATTACCCTGCGCAACGGTCCCAAAAACCAGTGGGATAACGAAACGATTGCTGAAACCGAAAACAACCGAACTGATCTGCGAAAAGACTACCAGGACTTGCTGGTTCAATTAAAAGTCCAAAACCCTGAAACCGCTAGCTTAAAAACTGTCGAGGTTGCCTCCCTCCCTGAAATCCAAGGCTTGCTGGATGCGGATACCACCCTAGTCGAGTACTTTGTCACAGATGAACGCACCCTAGCCTTCATTATCACCCGCAACAGCTTCCATACTGTCCCCCTCAATGTCACTCGCCAACAACTCACCGAAGAACTGACACTTTTCCAAGACTTTGCTGACTTAGATCAACCCCATCCCCTAGAACTGAAAAACCTGCACGACTGGCTAATTGTACCCCTCCAGCCCCATCTCAACACCACTAATATCAGCATTGTTCCCCACGGTATCCTGCACTATCTCCCCTTTGCTGCCCTCACTGACGGCAAGCAGTACCTCAGTGACAACTACGCCCTATTGTCCCTCCCCAGTGCTAGCATCCTGCGCTACTTACCCGACAAGGGCAAATCAACCACAGGCAGTCTTCTCGCCCTGGGAGATCCCACCATTCCGGGACTCTCCCCCTTAACTCATGCTCAAAAAGAAGTAGAGACCATTGCCAACTTCTTCAAGACCAAAGCCCTGGTGGGGAAAGCGGCTACCGAAAGCGCTCTCCGGTCTAGGGCTACACAATCGGGAATTATACACCTAGCCGTTCATGGGGAGTACAACCTTCGTAACCCCCTATTCAGCGCCATCCGTCTACTAGAAGATACCCAGCACGACGGTTCCTTAGAAGTTCATGAAGTCTACGGGTTGGATTTAACCAGTACCACCAACTTAGTTGTGCTCAGCGCCTGCCAGACCAAAATCGGTGAATTGAGCCGAGGTGATGAAGTGGTAGGACTAACCCGTGCTTTCTTGTATGCCGGAACCCCCACTATCATCGCAAGTCTCTGGAATGTGGATGATGCTGCTACAGGACTCTTAATGAAGCAATTTTACAGCCATTGGCAAGGGGGAATGAACAAAGCCGAGGCATTACAGCAAGCCCAGAAAGATTTACGGGAAACATATCCCCATCCTTATTTTTGGGCAGCATTTTCGTTGACAGGGGATGCAGGGAAAAGGGAGTAG
- a CDS encoding Rpn family recombination-promoting nuclease/putative transposase — translation MAYDNICKYLAEEYPSEFFHWLLGEEPRDIQVLKTELSAEPIQADALTLLQSTNQILHLEFQTLPQSEPPLPFRMLDYWVRLHRKYRYPIEQVVIFLKSTTSQMVFTNEFRDINTWHRYRVIRLWEQDPLPLLANRALLPLATLARSNNPNRLLEQVVAEVDRIEEKPLRGNLAACVDVLAGLRFEKDLVRRLLREEVMEESVTYQDIIQKGIQKGLQQGLQQGLQQGLQQGKQEGLQQGKQEGVLLIVMRQLTLRLGLIDPGLQQQIEGLSITRLEELSEALLDFETVTDLAVWLDN, via the coding sequence TTGGCCTACGATAATATCTGCAAATACCTAGCAGAAGAATACCCATCGGAGTTTTTTCACTGGCTATTGGGTGAAGAACCTAGAGATATTCAGGTACTTAAAACTGAATTAAGTGCTGAACCAATTCAAGCTGATGCTTTGACTCTACTCCAAAGTACTAACCAAATTCTGCACCTAGAATTTCAAACCTTGCCCCAATCCGAGCCACCATTACCATTTCGGATGTTGGACTACTGGGTCAGACTACACCGCAAGTACCGATATCCGATTGAGCAGGTGGTGATTTTTCTAAAGTCTACGACATCACAGATGGTATTTACTAACGAGTTTAGGGATATTAATACCTGGCACCGTTATCGAGTAATTCGTCTGTGGGAACAAGACCCATTACCACTTTTAGCCAATCGGGCTTTGTTACCCTTGGCCACTTTAGCCAGGAGTAATAACCCTAATCGATTGTTAGAGCAAGTGGTTGCGGAAGTGGATAGAATTGAAGAAAAACCATTACGGGGAAACCTAGCGGCCTGTGTGGATGTGCTGGCTGGTTTGCGGTTTGAGAAAGATTTAGTCCGTAGATTGTTGAGGGAGGAAGTTATGGAAGAATCAGTCACCTATCAAGATATTATCCAAAAGGGAATCCAAAAGGGACTCCAGCAGGGACTCCAGCAGGGACTCCAGCAGGGACTCCAGCAAGGAAAGCAGGAGGGACTCCAGCAAGGAAAGCAGGAGGGAGTCCTATTAATTGTGATGCGTCAGCTAACCCTAAGGTTAGGTTTAATTGACCCTGGGCTCCAACAGCAGATTGAGGGATTATCCATTACTCGATTGGAGGAATTGAGTGAAGCGTTGTTGGATTTTGAGACAGTAACGGATTTAGCAGTTTGGTTGGATAACTAG
- a CDS encoding DUF4351 domain-containing protein has product MEESVTYQDIIQKGRQRGKQEGVLLVVMRLLTLRLGLIDPVLQQKIEELSITRLEELSEALLDFETVTDLAVWLDNC; this is encoded by the coding sequence ATGGAAGAATCCGTTACCTATCAAGATATTATCCAAAAGGGACGCCAGCGCGGCAAGCAGGAGGGAGTCCTATTAGTTGTGATGCGTTTGCTAACCCTGAGGTTAGGTTTAATTGACCCTGTGCTCCAACAGAAGATTGAGGAATTATCCATTACTCGATTAGAGGAATTGAGTGAAGCGTTGTTGGATTTTGAAACAGTAACGGATTTAGCGGTTTGGTTGGATAACTGCTGA
- a CDS encoding AIR synthase-related protein, which yields MDSSDGLADAIVQICRASCVGAEIDPNRITLPPSLSKLVSPEQALDWALYGGEDFELVLCLPTEAAEELVAQLGEGAAVIGKITSGNQVWLKDKTGTYADQLLSLNKGFQHF from the coding sequence ATGGATAGTAGCGATGGTTTGGCAGATGCTATTGTACAAATTTGTCGTGCTAGTTGTGTTGGTGCTGAGATTGATCCTAACCGAATTACTTTACCTCCAAGCTTGAGTAAATTGGTGTCTCCAGAGCAAGCTTTGGATTGGGCGTTGTATGGTGGTGAAGATTTTGAATTAGTGCTATGTTTGCCCACTGAAGCTGCTGAAGAATTAGTGGCACAACTGGGGGAGGGAGCAGCAGTAATTGGCAAGATTACTAGTGGGAATCAGGTTTGGTTGAAAGATAAAACTGGCACTTATGCTGATCAATTGCTGAGTCTAAATAAGGGATTTCAGCATTTTTGA